In the genome of Streptococcus oralis, one region contains:
- a CDS encoding phosphotransferase, with amino-acid sequence MLSEKQFKLLRFLLTHKDENFTQRQLAEQLDIALGTVNNLLKECKEEKWISEENHLTDLGEEALAPYQVKNAIIMAAGMSSRFAPLSYELPKGLLQVKGERLIEREIKQLQEAGIEDITVIVGYLQEKMFYLAEKFGVKIVVNNDYYKYNNCSSLMLVRDQLSNTYICSSDNYFVENPFERYIYRGYYSTIFAEGDTDEYCSKEDSNHTIIDIQIGGTNTWAMVGHVYFDRAFSEKFVDILETEFKHEPYREQLWEDYYSRHVKELPLEARHYSADIVKEFDSLDELRQFDEHYLVNTNSEIIDNICKTLGCIASDIVNIKPLKDGLTNTSFSFDCLGKKYVYRHPGRGTENYIDRASEAASMEIAAKLKIDRTFVAMNKDEGWKISEFIPNAKQLDYDNWDDVAKAMELLRRLHQSGEKTDHSFDQFEGIDDFRQKLKASNRFEFDGLEELDQNVSVLEKLLQEDQAKKVLCHGDSYSPNFLLNEAGEMSLIDWEYSGMGDPAGDLGTFIGCSNYTVEEAEKVLEIYLQEVPDKKTKRHYFAYVSVTSYYWFLWALFQESVGKPVGEFLYIWYRYTKQYGKLALDLYLEEN; translated from the coding sequence ATGCTATCAGAAAAACAATTTAAACTTTTACGTTTTTTGTTGACTCACAAAGACGAAAACTTTACGCAGAGACAATTGGCTGAACAGCTAGACATCGCTTTGGGGACGGTAAATAATCTTCTCAAGGAATGTAAAGAAGAGAAGTGGATCAGTGAGGAAAATCACTTAACTGACTTAGGTGAGGAGGCTTTGGCTCCGTATCAGGTGAAGAATGCCATTATCATGGCTGCAGGTATGAGTAGCCGCTTTGCTCCTTTGTCTTATGAGCTACCTAAAGGATTGCTTCAAGTTAAAGGTGAGCGTTTGATTGAGAGAGAAATCAAGCAATTGCAAGAGGCAGGGATAGAGGACATTACAGTTATTGTAGGATACCTGCAAGAAAAAATGTTTTATCTGGCAGAAAAGTTTGGCGTTAAAATTGTTGTAAATAATGATTACTACAAGTACAACAACTGTTCTTCTCTCATGCTAGTCAGAGATCAGCTTTCTAACACTTACATTTGTTCGTCGGATAATTATTTTGTGGAAAATCCGTTTGAACGATACATTTACAGAGGTTATTATTCTACAATATTTGCAGAAGGGGACACAGACGAATACTGCTCTAAGGAAGACTCCAATCACACGATTATCGATATTCAAATCGGTGGGACGAATACTTGGGCTATGGTGGGGCATGTTTATTTTGATCGTGCATTTAGTGAAAAATTCGTAGATATTTTAGAAACTGAATTTAAACATGAGCCGTATCGCGAACAGCTCTGGGAAGATTATTATAGTCGTCACGTCAAGGAACTTCCTTTGGAAGCTCGACATTATTCAGCAGACATTGTTAAGGAGTTTGATTCACTAGATGAGTTGCGTCAGTTTGATGAACACTATTTGGTGAATACTAATTCGGAAATCATTGATAACATCTGTAAGACATTAGGATGTATAGCTTCAGATATTGTCAATATCAAACCTCTAAAAGACGGTTTAACCAACACTTCGTTTTCATTTGACTGCCTAGGGAAGAAATATGTTTACCGTCATCCAGGTAGAGGAACGGAGAATTATATCGATCGTGCTAGTGAAGCGGCTTCCATGGAAATTGCTGCAAAATTGAAGATTGACCGTACTTTTGTCGCTATGAACAAGGATGAGGGCTGGAAAATTTCAGAATTTATCCCTAACGCCAAGCAACTAGATTATGATAATTGGGATGATGTAGCAAAAGCAATGGAACTCTTGAGACGTTTGCACCAATCTGGAGAAAAAACGGATCATTCTTTTGATCAATTTGAGGGAATTGATGATTTTAGACAAAAATTAAAGGCTAGCAATCGTTTTGAATTTGATGGGCTTGAAGAGTTGGATCAGAATGTCTCAGTTCTCGAGAAGCTTTTACAAGAAGATCAAGCGAAAAAGGTTCTCTGCCATGGAGATTCTTATAGCCCAAATTTCTTGTTGAATGAAGCTGGAGAAATGAGCCTGATTGATTGGGAATATTCTGGTATGGGAGATCCAGCAGGAGATTTAGGAACCTTTATCGGGTGTTCAAATTATACAGTGGAAGAAGCTGAAAAGGTACTTGAAATCTATCTACAAGAAGTTCCAGACAAGAAAACCAAACGTCACTATTTTGCCTATGTATCAGTGACTTCGTATTATTGGTTTTTGTGGGCCCTGTTCCAAGAAAGCGTTGGAAAACCAGTAGGTGAATTTCTCTACATCTGGTATCGTTATACCAAACAGTATGGAAAACTTGCATTAGATTTATATTTGGAGGAGAATTGA
- a CDS encoding ABC transporter ATP-binding protein has product MSMLKVENLSVHYGMIQAVRDVSFEVNEGEVVSLIGANGAGKTTILRTLSGLVRPSAGKIQFLGKEIQKMPAQKIVAGGLSQVPEGRHVFPGLTVMENLEMGAFLKKNREENQANLKKVFSRFPRLEERKSQDAATLSGGEQQMLAMGRALMSTPKLLLLDEPSMGLAPIFIQEIFDIIQDIQKQGTTVLLIEQNANKALAISDRGYVLETGKIVLSGTGKELAASDEVRKAYLGG; this is encoded by the coding sequence ATGTCTATGTTAAAAGTTGAAAACCTCTCTGTGCATTACGGTATGATCCAAGCAGTTCGTGATGTAAGTTTTGAGGTTAACGAAGGTGAAGTTGTTTCCTTGATTGGTGCCAATGGTGCTGGTAAAACAACCATTCTTCGTACCCTTTCAGGTTTGGTTCGTCCAAGTGCTGGTAAAATTCAGTTTTTAGGAAAAGAAATTCAAAAGATGCCAGCGCAAAAAATTGTGGCAGGTGGTCTTTCACAAGTTCCTGAGGGACGCCATGTTTTTCCAGGCTTGACTGTTATGGAAAACTTGGAAATGGGAGCCTTTTTAAAGAAAAATCGTGAGGAAAATCAAGCCAACTTGAAAAAAGTTTTCTCACGTTTTCCTCGTCTGGAAGAACGCAAAAGCCAAGATGCAGCAACTCTTTCAGGTGGTGAACAGCAGATGCTGGCTATGGGACGCGCTCTCATGTCTACACCTAAGCTCCTTCTCTTGGATGAGCCGTCAATGGGACTTGCTCCTATCTTTATCCAAGAAATTTTTGATATCATTCAAGATATTCAGAAGCAAGGAACAACGGTTCTCCTAATTGAACAGAACGCTAACAAGGCCCTTGCTATCTCTGACCGAGGTTATGTGCTTGAAACAGGTAAGATTGTCCTATCAGGAACAGGAAAAGAACTCGCAGCATCAGACGAAGTCAGAAAAGCATATCTAGGTGGCTAA